A single Drosophila ananassae strain 14024-0371.13 chromosome 3L, ASM1763931v2, whole genome shotgun sequence DNA region contains:
- the LOC6493958 gene encoding ras-related protein Rab-3: MASGGDPKWQKDAADQNFDYMFKLLIIGNSSVGKTSFLFRYADDSFTSAFVSTVGIDFKVKTVFRHDKRVKLQIWDTAGQERYRTITTAYYRGAMGFILMYDVTNEDSFNSVQDWVTQIKTYSWDNAQVILVGNKCDMEDQRVISFERGRQLADQLGVEFFETSAKENVNVKAVFERLVDIICDKMSESLDADPTLVGGAQKGQRLTDQPQGTPNANCNC, encoded by the exons ATGGCTAGTGGTGGAGATCCAAAGTGGCAAAAGGATGCTGCCGACCAGAACTTCGACTACATGTTCAAGCTGCTCATCATTGGAAACTCCAGCGTGGGCAAGACCAGCTTCCTCTTCCGCTACGCCGACGATAGCTTCACATCCGCCTTCGTCTCCACGGTGGGCATTGACTTCAAGGTGAAGACCGTGTTTCGGCATGACAAGCGCGTGAAGCTCCAGATCTGG GACACGGCTGGGCAGGAGCGGTACCGCACCATCACCACAGCCTACTACCGCGGAGCCATGGGCTTCATCCTGATGTATGATGTCACCAACGAGGACAGTTTCAACTCAGTGCAGGATTG GGTCACACAAATCAAGACTTACTCCTGGGACAATGCCCAGGTGATCCTGGTGGGCAACAAGTGCGACATGGAGGATCAGCGAGTGATTAGCTTCGAGCGCGGTCGCCAACTGGCCGACCAACTGGGAGTTGAGTTCTTCGAGACATCCGCCAAGGAGAACGTCAATGTCAAG GCTGTGTTCGAGCGGCTGGTGGACATCATCTGCGACAAGATGTCCGAGAGCCTGGACGCCGATCCGACGTTAGTGGGCGGGGCCCAAAAGGGCCAAAGGCTGACGGACCAGCCCCAGGGCACGCCCAACGCCAACTGCAACTGTTAG
- the LOC6496609 gene encoding uncharacterized protein LOC6496609, with product MFDTTLGTVLALLAQLIWLIVTQVIGLMLQHPLVTSGFCLAVGVACQADQEALREGYQRILLWMKMPFRFTCGISSGSECLSLSYGYDMDHGPHTWLGKPVGPGCRSLEDEPCFQSPVNIDESQIQRLAIRELLNWNHYDDLPASIQLENTGQTLVLRAQFHGNAPTISGADLLASYTFLELRFHWGWCNSEGSEHTINHRKFPLEMQVMHRAGSGVPRTCTSSYDLLMIGYVFELSAHNPFLDPLVQNLRLVQQPGKRVQIPPFPLSYLMYAFRTGFYSYGGSLTHPPCYQGTEWFIFPESLAISDFQLRHFRLLLGSDGISPITRNCRPVQHMGNRVVNLNCFCPYDAAQLARLHVELCQQQAQEEQEERLEQEQQELLERERQLQREREAAAIAASEDEGQLVETIDTTTIITSSSNTSLCMTTLMRKDSPQIKEQEQPQAPVTIAAAVPPQILHRPPGIVIFSGCNEAKSLPGKCGLQMDASEELMGREARGPGVGLGVGVNPSQNGCKADAICGVGDGVNIGLRIELCE from the coding sequence ATGTTCGACACCACCCTCGGCACCGTATTGGCCCTACTGGCCCAGCTTATCTGGCTGATTGTTACCCAAGTCATTGGTTTGATGCTCCAGCATCCGCTGGTCACTTCAGGATTCTGTCTGGCTGTGGGCGTGGCATGCCAGGCTGATCAGGAGGCGCTCAGGGAGGGCTACCAGCGGATTCTGCTCTGGATGAAGATGCCATTCCGCTTTACTTGTGGGATCAGTTCCGGCTCTGAGTGTCTATCACTGAGCTATGGCTACGACATGGATCATGGACCACACACCTGGTTGGGCAAGCCGGTAGGGCCTGGCTGCCGCTCCCTGGAGGACGAGCCGTGCTTCCAGAGCCCGGTGAACATAGACGAGAGCCAGATCCAGCGCCTGGCCATCCGGGAGCTGCTCAACTGGAACCACTACGACGACCTACCGGCCAGCATCCAGCTGGAGAACACTGGCCAGACCCTAGTGCTGCGCGCCCAGTTCCATGGCAATGCTCCGACCATCAGTGGAGCCGATCTCCTGGCCAGCTACACCTTTCTGGAGCTGCGCTTCCACTGGGGCTGGTGCAACAGCGAGGGATCCGAGCACACTATCAACCACCGCAAGTTCCCGCTGGAAATGCAGGTGATGCACCGGGCGGGATCAGGAGTGCCCCGAACCTGTACCAGCAGCTACGATCTTCTGATGATTGGTTATGTATTCGAGCTTTCGGCACACAATCCGTTCCTGGATCCATTGGTTCAGAATCTGCGCCTGGTGCAGCAACCGGGGAAGCGCGTGCAGATCCCGCCCTTCCCACTCTCCTACTTGATGTACGCATTCCGCACCGGATTCTACTCTTACGGCGGCTCGCTGACCCACCCGCCCTGCTACCAGGGCACCGAATGGTTCATTTTCCCCGAATCCCTGGCCATCAGTGACTTTCAGCTTCGCCACTTCCGCCTGCTCCTGGGCTCGGACGGAATATCACCCATTACCCGTAACTGCCGCCCAGTCCAGCACATGGGCAACCGGGTGGTCAACCTTAACTGCTTCTGCCCCTACGATGCCGCCCAACTGGCCCGACTGCACGTGGAGCTCTGCCAGCAGCAGGCTCAGGAGGAACAGGAGGAGCGcctggagcaggagcagcaagAGCTGCTCGAACGGGAGAGACAACTGCAGCGGGAGCGGGAGGCGGCTGCCATCGCCGCATCCGAAGATGAGGGCCAGCTGGTGGAGACCATCGACACCACAACCATTAttaccagcagcagcaacactaGCCTCTGCATGACTACTTTGATGCGCAAGGACTCGCCGCAAATCAAGGAACAGGAACAGCCACAGGCTCCGGTGACCATCGCAGCGGCCGTGCCGCCACAGATACTCCATCGACCGCCTGGAATTGTGATTTTCAGCGGTTGCAACGAGGCCAAATCCCTGCCCGGAAAGTGCGGCCTTCAGATGGATGCGTCGGAGGAGCTGATGGGCAGGGAGGCACGAGGGCCAGGTGTGGGCTTGGGCGTGGGGGTGAACCCTAGCCAGAACGGCTGCAAGGCCGATGCCATTTGTGGCGTTGGCGATGGCGTCAACATCGGACTACGCATTGAACTCTGCGAATAG